The nucleotide window GGTTTGGCTTTTATTTAGTTGtacaattatatattttgtatatttttgccATCAGGTTGTTGACACAGGTATGATGTTTatagtggtggaagaagtatttaaatcctttacttaagtaaaagtgtcaatacagcaatgtaacatgctccattaaaagtaaaaattctTCTTACTacagcttgatgtagttaaagtgttacagtaaaagtagtggtttggtccctctgactgatatattattatatatgacatcattggATTAtaaatactgaagcatcagtgtatAAGCAGCCTTGGGAgtactggtttcatctttaacaatgtgttgtattttaaaagcttgttatattatccattgtgtcaaatcttcatctgaaaagtaactaaagctgtcaaataaatgtagtggtgTACAAAGTACGATATtgccctctgaaatgtagtggagtggaattATAAAGTAGCAACACATGGAAATattcaagtacaagtacctcaacattGTAATTAAGTACAGAagttgagtaaatgtacttaattacCATCACTAGATGTTTCTGCCTGTGTCATTCATGTACGTTTTCATttgtgattttatatttcagaCAAGCATCCTGCCCTGAGTGAAAGTTTATCATTTTGGGCTTGTGGTCCCTTAAGATTAAAGCATTACTGCCACttttatcatcatcaccataTCTCTTGAATAGGTAACTGTATGTGATATTTCTCTATTCTTTTTAACATTTAGCGACACATTAGATTTATTCTGGGAAACCTTGGATGGCCTTAAATTACTGCATTAAAAACACTAAACTCAATCATCACTGCAGATATAATAATCTAATCTTATTGTATAGAATGTCAGTTTTGTGGTGGAATCATCTACAGTGTAATATTTGATGTATTAATTGAATCAAATTGATTCCATATTACTgacagcaacaataataataaaaacaataatgttGTCTTAGGTTGTGAGTAGAATTGCAAGAATTGTTAGCACATATAAAGTAGTtttcaataaataaaggtttgacATGGACACAgaatatagtttttatttaataaaagacaaataatagaTTAAATACAAGTTATTACACCATGATATTTAACTtatcaaaagttttagaacttATTTTATTACAGTCTCCACAACTAAAACATATACTACAGCAATCAATGAAAAAGGGTGTCCATCTTGTTCTACTGAccaacacaaaagaaaacatcataagcctatttaataataatctaataacagccatacaataataataataatagtcaaTAGACAAACATTGACTACTGTTTAAGCACTGTCTTCCATTTCTTATCTTCTATACATAAATACAGCAATTGTGAGACTCCAAGAATGTAAGTTCCCTAATATGTAGAAATCTCAGCCTAATGTCTGTGATGGTTTACACACATCCTAAAGTGTTTTAAAACTCCTCAAACTGCTTGCTATAGAACTATTGATCATACAATATTGATTATGAAAGTTAACTATCCAAAACAAGTAACGTAAATAATgttgttcatatttaaaatgagaaaaagtttgttcatttgcattttgaccattttgaCTGGACTGCCAacagtgtttcctttttttttttttttttatgcaaatttttcaaatgtcatgtttCAACAAGGTTATTTATGTGGGTTAGCTGCAGTTTCAGATACACCCACAGctgttaataaaatgtgttgagAGATAAACCCTTCACACactatttgtttttcattgaaaCTTAAGCTTGATGTGACACGCATGTGGTTGTCTACCAGTCCAGATGATGATATTCGGGCGGATCCTTACGAAGCCACCTTTTGAGGTATTACTGGATAGTACAGATAGGTACAGTCTGAACCTGAATTTAAGGTCGGTTCCTTTAAGATTTCTGTCACAcattaaagacacaaacatcCACCTCATCACATTGTGGCTCTGTTGGGTTTAATAgtattaatagatttttttatttatttggccactagggggcagtggaacaagctgtaaacacaacgcTGACATGTTATCACCACATGCAGCACATTAgttgctaaatgttccactatgttcacctgTCAGTCACTAACTCTGTGTGTCGGTGCTTGGCAGGTAGTGTAGTAGTAGTGTAATAGTTTCTCATCTGCTGGAAACAAGGGAGCAGTGGGACAGAACCAAAACAGAAGTATGTGGGCTTTGAGTTGCCAAAGCTCTGCACAGTCATATGAGAAttctctgtctgtcactgtgAGCAACCCTTTTCACATTACAGTCAtttgatcttttatttttttttaaacaataagaATATTAATAAGTGCAGATTTAAATCTTGGGACTGCATGGGCCACTGGATTAAATTACCTTCCCTGAATCATGATGTAATGAAGATACGCTATCCCACTGAAAGTTTCATTCAGCGCCAGCAGCCTTTAGTGTTGACAGGGTTGATCTGTGTAGTCGTGTTTATGTCAGATATGGTTGCTGGAATCAGCATGTCCTGACAGAAACCAGGATCTGTTTAACCAGGCAGAAGTTTCTCTCTCCGTGTCCGGCCTCGACTTCCTGTTCTTACCTGACGGGAGAGAAGGCCGCGCTGTCTGGCTGTTGTGATACTTCAACACGTAATGAGTTGTTGTTGGTTATTTTCACATTACTGTAGCATTTTTGCATCGATGTGTTCCATCTGAACCAGTGTTCACATTATCTGAATGTATGATCATTCTCTTCAATTAAGTGTTTTACCATCAAAACTGTTGTTTGCTGGTTTGGTTTTAGTGTCACCATCCTTTTTGGCACACCGTATTAatgtagtaacagtagttttttattatattatattgtattatattatattatatgatattatattatgttatattatattgtattattgtcaGTATCACATTGACATCACACTGGCTCTTATTGTGGAGAATCACAGCACGCTGCCATGGTGCAGCATTACTGTCTCTTGTACTTTCATTACATAGGCtaccaacatacacacacctacttTTGTGGAATGAACTGTCACCCACCCAAATGGCTACTGACCatttaaaattagaaaaatcGCAGTATTATATTCCAGTGTCTTGTCACAACTTGCACAGTAGGCTACACGTGTATGGTGACAGTCtgaaaccaaaagaaaataTCACTTTGTCTCCATACTCCAAACATTTCCCCAACTCTTCCAATAACACATTGGATTAATTTCATTGTAAACAAGTTAACAAGCCACCTTCAGTTGAACTCATACCAGTCTCTTGGTCTACTGGTGATAGTAGCTCTAGCAGCAATGGAAGTCCAGCAACAAGCTGCAGCTTCAGCTCAGTTTCCTCCTAAGCCACCATTCACTTTTATTAGACAAATAGTGAAACTTTGATCCACTTTTTTACCTGTGTGCTATAACATTTATGTGATCACTGAGCCCAGTTGATAAACTCATAGATCCACAGAAGAACACTTTCTGTCCCATCCAGCCTTGAACGATTGTCCAAACCTTGTATTTCAATTTTAACCTTCTATTCTCTACGCTATTGTAAAACTATGACACCTCAGAAAGAGCAACAGATGGTAAACTGCAAAAGTATTCTTCTGAAAGTGATGAAATTAGCCTGACTGCCCTGTTACACTGGAGACTGAGGGGTCTGTCTCACATTTCAGCTTCAGCGGTGGCTCTGTGGTGTCGGATGCAGACACGTTTGAGGATGGCTGAGGTGGTGTGGGTGAATCGAAGCCTTTTTCCATCCTACCGTCTCCATTTACCCTCTCTTCCCCGTGTCCTGGTGGGGACTCATGTGTGCGCATGTGCTTGGCCAAGTGATCGTTGCGCATAAACACTCTTGGACATAACGCGCAGCTAAACTTCTTGGCGCCAGTGTGCGTCTGTAGGTGGCGCTGCAGTTCGTCAGAGCGTGTGAATCTCTTGCCGCAGAAGAGCCAGTTGCAGACAAACGGCCGGTCCCCGCTGTGCCAGCGTAGGTGGGCCTTCAGATGGGAGGTCTTGGCATAGGCTTTGCCGCAGCCAGGGATGTGGCAGTTGTGCATGTGCTTCCTCCGGCTGTCGTCAGTGCT belongs to Scomber scombrus chromosome 2, fScoSco1.1, whole genome shotgun sequence and includes:
- the sp6 gene encoding transcription factor Sp6 — its product is MAHPYEPWLRTAPPSGSSEDMNIPSWWDLHRDVQSGSWIDLQTGQGVGLPSVSPGSSMGLQTSLGPYGSDPQLCSLPPAQHAPASHSSHLFPQDGFKMEPLAPEMLQQEPFSLEEPQESAVSARPKPQRRSSSRGAGQAVCRCPNCVHAEQLGQSTDDSRRKHMHNCHIPGCGKAYAKTSHLKAHLRWHSGDRPFVCNWLFCGKRFTRSDELQRHLQTHTGAKKFSCALCPRVFMRNDHLAKHMRTHESPPGHGEERVNGDGRMEKGFDSPTPPQPSSNVSASDTTEPPLKLKCETDPSVSSVTGQSG